The following coding sequences are from one Dermacentor andersoni chromosome 5, qqDerAnde1_hic_scaffold, whole genome shotgun sequence window:
- the LOC126531629 gene encoding uncharacterized protein has protein sequence MGKGTSNGYFRTRRGQAGALTTIMSFTILLLLNVGRFYIHGPFHMMHYLSFTYMLNGSFLILHGLMNDMDPTNKFLVTYYGSGALMFLVTGILSVSNTQGQQLLTMSIGVLGIVEGFIMAFLAIFVNML, from the exons ATGGGAAAG GGAACTTCAAATGGTTACTTCAGGACAAGGAGAGGCCAAGCAGGTGCTCTTACCACG ATCATGTCTTTCACAATACTTTTGTTGCTGAACGTGGGAAGGTTCTACATACACGGGCCTTTTCACATGATGCACTACCTGAGCTTTACCTACATGCTCAATGGTTCGTTCCTGATTTTGCACGGCCTCATGAATGACATGGATCCCACCAACAAGTTT CTTGTGACGTACTACGGCAGCGGTGCTCTCATGTTCCTCGTCACAGGAATCCTCTCCGTGTCCAATACCCAAGGCCAGCAGTTACTTACGATGTCCATTGGT GTCCTTGGCATCGTTGAAGGATTCATCATGGCCTTCTTGGCAATTTTTGTTAATATGCTCTAG